A portion of the Blastochloris tepida genome contains these proteins:
- a CDS encoding type II toxin-antitoxin system HicB family antitoxin — translation MTRNDPTRLEYPVVVEPLSEADGGGFAAIVPDLPGCMSDGETPEEAIVNVQDAIRAWIEAAHDLGREVPAPSRHLGGTILSAAE, via the coding sequence ATGACCCGCAATGACCCGACCCGTCTTGAATACCCGGTGGTGGTCGAGCCGCTGTCTGAGGCGGACGGCGGCGGCTTCGCGGCGATCGTGCCGGACCTGCCCGGCTGCATGAGCGACGGCGAGACGCCGGAAGAGGCGATCGTCAACGTCCAAGACGCGATTCGCGCCTGGATCGAAGCCGCCCACGACCTTGGCCGCGAGGTGCCGGCACCCTCGCGGCACCTCGGCGGCACGATTCTCTCGGCCGCCGAGTGA
- a CDS encoding type II toxin-antitoxin system HicA family toxin: MSKRLEQMRGNPQGDWRIEDVEALCREHGITCEAARGGSSHYKVAHPAVPVILTVPYKRPIKPVYIRRLVAFVDAVRKAHDPQ; this comes from the coding sequence GTGAGCAAGCGCCTGGAACAGATGCGCGGCAATCCGCAGGGCGATTGGCGCATCGAGGACGTCGAGGCGCTATGCCGCGAGCACGGCATTACCTGCGAGGCAGCCCGCGGCGGCAGCTCGCACTACAAGGTCGCCCACCCGGCGGTACCGGTGATTCTCACCGTGCCCTACAAGCGGCCGATCAAGCCGGTATATATTCGCAGGCTGGTGGCGTTCGTCGACGCCGTGAGGAAGGCCCATGACCCGCAATGA
- a CDS encoding phage terminase large subunit family protein: MTDLDALTAELVDAAWRRGLAPEPQLTVSEWADRHRMLPTANAEPGPWRTARVPYLKDIMDALSVSSPVERVVFMKGAQTGGTEAGLNAIGYWIAHAPGLILAVWPSIDMVRRNSRTRIDPLIEGTPELRRKIATPRAKDPGNTVALKEFPGGALVMTGANSATGLRSTPARYLMLDEVDAFPADADDEGDPVALAVQRTVTFRGRRKILMISTPTLAGVSRIEKAFAESDQRRFHVPCPHCGTFQVLEWRGIAWPEGEPARAFYACQTCGGVIEEHDKPALLSAGEWRATAPGDGRTAGFHLSALYSPFESWGEIAIDFLASRKDPTRLKTWTNLKLGEPFEDRDTAPLAPDTLQARAEDWGELLPDGVAIVTAGVDVQDTWLAIEIVGWGLGEESWSLAYEAIHGDTARPEVWDALDRLLAQRFPHRRDVPPLPIAAVAIDSGGHRTGEVMTFSAARLNRRVWAIKGRGGPGVPPWPKRPPKARRAALAPVHIVGVDSIKSTLFARLRAGEPEGAGACHFPADRDYAWFGELVAERAVRKYTRGVARLEWVKDAGVRNEGLDTRVYATAALHGLYAAGWRLTDLAVRIKEAPRPRRSRHRP, translated from the coding sequence ATGACTGACCTCGACGCCCTGACTGCCGAGTTGGTCGATGCCGCCTGGCGCCGCGGCCTCGCCCCCGAACCGCAGCTCACCGTGTCGGAATGGGCCGACCGTCACCGCATGCTGCCCACCGCCAACGCCGAGCCCGGCCCGTGGCGCACCGCGCGCGTGCCGTACCTGAAGGACATCATGGACGCGCTGTCGGTATCCTCGCCGGTCGAGCGCGTGGTGTTCATGAAGGGCGCCCAGACCGGCGGCACCGAAGCCGGCCTCAACGCCATCGGTTATTGGATCGCCCACGCCCCCGGCCTCATCCTTGCGGTGTGGCCGTCGATCGACATGGTCCGCCGCAACTCGCGCACCCGCATCGATCCCCTGATCGAGGGCACGCCCGAGCTGCGCCGCAAGATCGCCACGCCCCGCGCCAAGGACCCCGGCAACACCGTGGCGCTGAAGGAATTCCCCGGCGGCGCCCTGGTGATGACCGGCGCCAACTCCGCCACCGGCCTGCGCTCGACCCCGGCGCGCTATCTCATGTTGGACGAGGTCGACGCCTTCCCGGCCGACGCCGACGACGAAGGCGACCCGGTGGCGCTCGCCGTGCAGCGCACCGTGACGTTCCGCGGCCGCCGCAAGATTCTCATGATCAGCACGCCGACGCTGGCCGGCGTGTCGCGCATCGAGAAGGCATTCGCCGAGAGCGATCAGCGCCGCTTCCATGTGCCGTGCCCGCACTGCGGCACGTTCCAGGTGCTGGAATGGCGCGGCATCGCATGGCCCGAAGGCGAACCCGCCCGCGCCTTCTACGCCTGCCAGACCTGCGGCGGGGTGATCGAGGAGCACGACAAGCCGGCGCTGCTCTCAGCCGGCGAATGGCGCGCCACCGCGCCGGGTGACGGCCGCACCGCCGGCTTCCACCTGTCGGCGCTCTATTCGCCGTTCGAGAGCTGGGGTGAGATCGCGATCGACTTCCTTGCCTCGCGAAAAGACCCGACCCGGCTCAAGACCTGGACCAACCTCAAGCTCGGCGAGCCGTTCGAGGATCGCGACACCGCCCCGCTGGCGCCCGACACCCTCCAGGCCCGTGCCGAGGACTGGGGCGAGCTGCTGCCCGATGGCGTCGCAATCGTCACCGCCGGGGTCGACGTGCAGGACACCTGGCTGGCCATCGAGATTGTCGGCTGGGGGCTCGGCGAGGAATCGTGGTCGCTGGCCTATGAGGCGATCCACGGCGACACTGCGCGGCCTGAGGTGTGGGACGCCCTCGACAGGCTGCTGGCGCAGCGCTTCCCACACCGTCGCGACGTGCCGCCACTGCCGATCGCCGCCGTGGCGATCGATTCGGGCGGGCACCGCACCGGCGAGGTGATGACGTTTTCGGCCGCCCGGCTCAATCGCCGGGTCTGGGCCATCAAGGGCCGCGGCGGTCCCGGCGTGCCGCCGTGGCCGAAGCGCCCGCCCAAGGCCCGCCGCGCTGCGCTGGCGCCGGTTCACATCGTCGGCGTCGACAGCATCAAGTCGACGCTGTTCGCCCGCCTGCGGGCTGGCGAGCCCGAGGGCGCCGGCGCCTGCCACTTCCCGGCCGATCGCGATTACGCCTGGTTCGGCGAGCTGGTCGCCGAGCGCGCCGTGCGCAAGTACACCCGCGGCGTGGCGCGTCTGGAGTGGGTGAAGGATGCCGGGGTGCGAAACGAAGGGCTCGACACCCGCGTCTATGCCACCGCCGCGCTGCATGGCCTCTACGCCGCCGGCTGGCGCCTGACCGACCTTGCCGTCCGCATCAAAGAGGCGCCGAGGCCGCGCCGCAGCCGCCACCGGCCGTGA